Below is a genomic region from Spartinivicinus marinus.
TGCAAGAATCTGCTCTTGGAACAAGTTGCTTGCCGTTGGATTCTTTTGATATTTTTTATGAGTTACTATCTTGATCATTTTTTTTAAAAAATGTATTGACATAAACTTCCACCTCTCATGATACGTTTAAATAACCACCAGTGTAGTATGGTTGAAGGAGTTATTTTTCTGGTTGTGTGCAAATATTGAATTAGTTAAAACAACTTTTCTTTGGACAGACTTATCCTGTTAATGCATAATGTAGGTTTAATTGGGGTGCTAGCAGCCCCTGGGTCATCGTTTCAGAAGAAGCAATTTTTGGGTCCGTGTGCAGCCGATTGTTAGACACTTCTATGCAATCTGCTCAATTCTGCACTTTTGACAAAGTGGATAATTATTAACCAATTCAGAAATTTGAGATTTCATTAGAGAGTATGATGTACCGTATAAATAGAAAGCCGTTTCTGTTGGGCCTTGCCAATAACTAAATACCTTACCCACACCTTGAGTGAGTCGGTCAAGTTCACTATAGACATGATTTGAGTCAGTATTTTCATAAACCTCTGCGTCCAAGTCTGTGCCATTTAGATAGATTGCTAAACCCTCTAAGTTGCCAAACTCTATTTCAGTATCAGTTAATTCTATTTTTAGTTTTGAGCCTTTGGGAACTCCCATTTGCTCAAACGACGATTTAATTAACTCAACTGTCGAGTTATCAGATTCATTAACTTGTATTTCTATATCGCAATATTCAATTTCACCAGATCCTGATAGAAGTGTACCACCACCAGAAACTTTTCCTTTTGATTCTTTTGAAAGAATATCATACAGAGGATCTTCATAAATCTCGCCTCTATGTATAGGTTGAAGGCGGGCATTTACCATGACGACAATGAACTGCGGTTCAATTTCTACTGCCTTTTCTTTCTTCTTGAATAGACCAAGCAAATCTAAAACTCCTCTATATGACACTCCTTAGCTAAAGATAACCTACCAATTAAATAATAATTTCTAACAGAAATGTCGTAGGCTAATCATGGTGTATGCCACACTTTTTAATGCATAATGTAGGTTGCTCAGGTACCAAATATTGATTTATTAATGAGCGATTCAACAAAACCCCCAGAATTATGGACAGCTTATTCAATTACGTCAAAGTTTATTGCATTATCGGCGACAATCACAGAGTACTGTCGGCGTCAGCCGACAGTACTAGGTTGGCTTCAGATTTTAACCTTTTACTTTTTCGAGCAACTCATCGTATTTTTTGCAAAGAGCGGAATAAGAGCCTTTCGTATTAGCGGCTTGCACTTGCAGGTCTTGCAAAGCTTGCATAATCTCCTGCATTTTGGCTGGATTAGTTGCAGCCAGTGACTGCATGGCTGTAGCTGCTTCCATACCCTTTTGTTGCATTTCCTCGGGGGTACAGTTGTGCTCTCCTGCCTGAGCGGATGAAGCAATGACAGTGGCTGCAAACAGGAGTACGATAAGTTTTTTCATGGGGTTTCCTTTCTAGTAAAAGGGCATAAGAAAAATAAAAGGTGTTTTTCAATATTATATTATGGATATAACTAAGTAAACGAATATCATGAGCAGTTCATTCAAACAGAGCCTTTCACTGATGATGATAACATCCATAAGTTGAGGCTGTTTATATTTTAAGCTACTCCTAGTAACCAATAGTATATTAATAAACACACTTCTTTTTAAAACGACGGTAAAGACATTCAGTAACAGTGTTACCATAAAGTCAGTCTTTACCATTACTACTACAGATTAAACTTTTTTATTAAACAACTATGTATTTGACAAAATTTACACTTGATATGTGTTATCAAAGGAGTACGATAAAAATATAAAACCTACTGACCTGTTACTATTACACAACTACTACCGTAAAAAGGAAAAAAACCTTTAGTATGATAATCTGCAGTTGCTATTCTAGAAATACCTCCATTAGTTTTTGCTGTTTCAATAGAAGCATCTCCCTCGTTGATTAATCCGATAATAGTTGTTGCACAGGCTTCGCCCTTTTTACTTCCTGTCAAGCCAGTAGCTGTGATTGGCCCTTTAACGTCAGTAATTAAACCAACACTGACAGGAGACATGCCCGTTGCGCAACCAGTTAACATAGCAACTGAAGCAATAGTGGCAGTCATGATTAGTTTTTTCATTGGGTATTTTCCTTCTTCTTTTACCTAACTAATGGAAATAATAAATATCTTTTATTTTCCATAAAACAAAGCTGGCAACATAAGTTGGCTTGCACAAAACGCATTCAACTTGAATACAAAGCAATCATATTATTTATATAAAACTATAGATAGTAATGACATTATAATTAGTGCTAGTGCATGTTGCTACAGGATTGTAATATACAACAAGCCTAAATAAAAAGTAAAGAATTAAGTAACAATTTATATTTATTTATGATTCCTCGGAGAGAAACCAAACTTTATAACTATTTACAGACACACTTTATACATGTATATAAGCGCCTGGTAGAATACAATCTAAATGCCCTAGACTTTAGTCTAATCACTAGCACAGAATTATATATTTTTAATAAACATCGATTCGCATTATCTTTGAAAACTCTGACAGCCTAATCTCAACTGGCTAGCTTTATTGTTGAGGACAACGAGTATACCAATTAACTATGGTTTCAAGAGTTTCATAGGGTTTTCTTTAAAAAAATTTATCGCTTCGAAATAAGGTAAGCTCCATAAGGGTTTGAAGTCTAAAAAAGTACGACTATCGTTCTCTCTATCTGTAAAAGATATAAAGTACCATTTGGAATGAAGTGCAACTCGATTGTAATTCTGATATCCCTCCACTTCTGAATATATTAAACTATGATAGATTGGTATAGATTTGTATTTCATATACAACTTGGAAAGGCGTTTTTCAATTTTATGCTTCTCTTTAACAATAACTATCTTTTCAAATTTTTTATCCCGCAGGTTGCTTACTGCCGATAGCACCTGCTGTTCTTGAGTATAGAACTCTATTTTTTAAAAAAAAAGTGTTACTGGCTGATTAAATATACTTATTTTAGTATTTTCTTCCCGAGCTTTATTTTCTAAAAGTTTATTATATTTCTTTACAAAATCAGTCAATATATCAAGATCTCCATTTAAATATAATGATTGGTATTCTATAGAGGTCGTTCTGTTAAGATAGACTTTTTCATATTGGTATCGCACATATAATAGAAAAAACAACATAAAAATAAGTATTATACAGTTTTTTTTTACTAATACTGATGACATATAGCGGTTGACAAATGCTTTTGTTAGTTTATTAAATTTTTACCGATAAGATGCTGTTATATTAGCTACTTAAAGACAGCAGCGCCCCCTTTCAGGAACTTGTAGTTTGTATACCCATTATTTTTTAGGTAGTATTGTAGCCATTTGTTTTGACGACCTACAGCATCAACAAATAGTAAATCTTCATCTTTAATTATTCTCCTTGTCAGTAAAGGCCTTATGCGTTCCATAGGAATTCTTTTATAATATTTAAAAGGAAGTTTAATCTCTTTCCTTTGAAAGTAAGATCGAGTATCAATTATCTTAAACTTTTCGTATTTTCGCAGCACTTCTGTTTTTGATATTTCAAATCGCTTATACTCTTCTTTTGATATAAGTTGCTCCGCACTTTGCATAGGCTGTCCGAGAAAAACTGTATTTCTACTATAGTTATATGCCCATTCAAAAATACCTGCATCATAAGCAAAACTGGGTATAGAAGGAACTTTTTCTGAAGCTTTATAGGATTTTGTACATGTATGGCCATTGCAGTAAAAGACTACACAACTTTTTCCGTTTTTTTCAGTATTCCTAACCACTAAATCCTTAAAATCAACCATTGAAAGAGGAATGTTTTTTGAGCTGTTAATATGAAGGACAGAATATTCTAGCTTAGATCTGACATCAATAATTAAGCACTTGGATAAAGACTTATAAAGTGACTCAGTGGAAATTATTTTTATGCTTGGATAATCTTTTCTATAAGGATAGTCTTCAGCATCCGCACATCTTATTAAAACTATTAATAGCAGATAAAAATCAACTCTCACTAATATGTTACGCATATTTATCTTTTTTCTTTATGATTGATACCTAACATTACTCATACCTATATGTTTGAATAAGGTTTTTCCGTAAGCTTAATATACAAACGATATTGATGACATGCAATACAGTTAAACCCAAATAAATTTATACTCCCTTTACGAAAGTAATAATCTATTAGTATAGAAGTTTATGTATGATTTATAGAGTTATATTTAAAACATCATTTTATTATAAAAGTCAATATAAAGATACTACAAAGTTAAATAAATATCATCTAATATCTCTGTTGAAAAAAAATGTTTTGATCTATACAACCCTTTAAATAACTGCGCAGTACTCTCCCTACTACTTTCACCCCATGTAATTCTAATTTTGTTTCATTTTCTGACTTTAGGAAATGGTGTCTTATAAAGTCATCAATGTACACTGCTTTAGATGTATATTTATCAATATTATTAAACTGTTTTTTCAAAGCAAGTTCCTCCACACCTATATACTGTATATATAAACTACCATCTTTATCTAGATTAACATATAAATGATTGATATGTCCTTTTGCCCATTGAAATTTATTCTCAAACATTAGAGTTCCTACCAAATCACCTTTATAAGAATAAAATATACGGTAAAATGTTGTCGGCTCATGAAAAATATTATACTTTGTTCCTTTATAGAGTAAAGTCTCAATTCTATTGTATTTTGAATTAGGGTCAGTGAGCATCTCTACATTTATTGTCATAAACTGAAGTATATCAGGATCTCCATACACCTTAAACTTGATTTTATTGTATTTAAATACTACACAAGTTGATATTACACAAATTAAAGCTACCACAAAGAGTAATATCAACATCAATATAGAGCGAAATTTATAGAACCAATTATAGTTTGGTGTACTATTATTAGCTTTTATTTTGAACAAAATCATTGATAGTTAAGTCTCTCAGATTTTCATAGCTTTAATACAAAACGAGTCAATCATCAGTAGGGTATTGAGTACTGATAAAGTGAGCTGTACTTATTAGTAGAATCCTCTATAAATTATTCCCAGTTTGTTTTTTGACCCGTATGAGTTATTGACATAGTAGGTTGTTCGTTCATTGGTCCATCTGCTATTGGTACAGCGTTTAATGTATATGTTGTAGAGGTTAAATCGGATATTGTTAACGTATAGTACGGATTAGTCTGGTCAATTGGAATCTGATTGGTTCCTAATAAATTTTGTGGTGTAGCCTTTTCATAAGTAGATGGTGATTGTTCTGTGTAATAACGTTCCATTGCATTAGCTAACTGCATTAGGGCTGATTGAGCATCAGCACGCATTGATTGCCTAACATACTCTTGGTAAGAAGGATACCCTATTGCAGCTAATATTCCAATAATGGCAATGACAATTAGCAACTCAACTAAACTAAAGCCTAACTTATTTTTTTTCATCACTATTTATTTCCAATACCTAATCATTGAAGTGGAGGCTTTAATTCAAGAGGGAGCTGCCAAATTTCATTTATATAGTTGCCATTACCAAATTTTTTGATAGAAAATCCGATGACCATACCAGACTTCAAGTCAGATACAGTACCAAACTTCTTATTTAACAAGTGTACTTTAGTATTATTCCAAATTTTAAAATGTAAAGCATCAGCCTCAAGTAGACTTTTTCTTACATTAATTGAGCTTATTGTTTTTATTTGCTCAAACTGAGAAGGGTAGTATATTGGTAGTTTATTTTTATCAACCTGTTGCAAAGCGACATACTCAGCACACACTCCCTTACTTAGTAATAATATTAGTACTATTATTAGTCTAACGTAAATCATTAAATTCCCCTCAGCAGTTTACTCAGAATACAGCTGTCTCCATGAAAGCCTTCCTGTATTAACACCTTCAGTATTGGCTCCAAACCCAGTTACTTTCCCATTGTGCTGCTGTATTACTATTCTATTGCCAATAAATGATGGATCATTGGGCATTTCATCCAATCTGATACCAGAAACAGAGGTACCATTAGGTAAGCTATCTTTATCATCAAATTTTCCATCATTGTTTAAATCAAATAGTACTTTTGTTTTTGAGCGCCCACCTGTTGCTGGATCAATCCCTATCAGGAAGCCCCCTGGTAATATAGAACAAGCTAGTGCAGGATTAGGAATAACAGTGGTAGTAAATAAACTATCTCCAACCAAAAACAGTTTACGAACAGCTCTTTCACCAGGGTATTGAACTGCTCCTCCACCAGTAACAGCTGTATCAAAATTTAGCTTCCAACCCATGACATTACCATTTTTAGAATAAGCAACTGTTTTATTAGTTAAGCTTCTAACTGTAAATCCACTGACAGTATCTATTTTATTAATAAAGCTCTGCTCAATTAATTTACTTTTTTCTACTGGATAACCACTACTAGAAAAATCGTCCCAAATGCCATACATTGTTTGTAAGTCAGTTGAATCAATATCATCTTTTAATATCCAGGAGCCTGTCCCTATAACAACGATTATTCCAATTAAACCTGGCTGTGGATTACGAACGACAACGGGCTGATTTATAATGGGCTGGGGATTACCAGTGCTATCAGTTGCCTTAAATATAATTTGACGATTTTTGCTACTTTGCCAGTCAGATGGGTTGCTACTGGTTACATCAAACCGCCAAAGATTACCTTGCAAATCTCCTGCATACACATAGTCAACTGTTCCATTACCATCATTGTCCACAGCTCTAGGGATACCTAAACCGTTAGGAGTCAATCCATCACTACTTTCAGCCTTACCTTTACCTGTTACTGACTTATAATAGTCTTGATTACGTAGCCAGCTACCGTCCAAACCACCTGACAACTGATTGATAAAAAGAGCTGCATCACCATCTTCACTGCTGCTATTATAGCCGTTACCAAAAATAGCAGCCCAAATATGTTCTCCTCCTTTTTTCGCATTGGTCATCGTAATAATTGGACGACTATAGGTAAACCCCAAGTCTATATCATCCTTTGAGGTAAACTCCCACATCACATTTTTTGCAGCACTTGCTTCTGTACTAAATTTAGTCGGATTAGTTATATCTAACGCAAACAACCCCTTACCACCAGCACCAAGTGCTCCTACTAAAACCGTGTGCCACGCGTCATTATAGAACACATCATTAATACTAGGTTTTTCATCCACATACATTTTATGTACATAATTTTGATAGGTTAGATCTACTAGATTTGCAAACAACACATTGGGTACATAAGCAAATACTTCTTCTCCAGTATTTGCATTAAATCCATGCAGCATTCCATCATTAGCACCTACATACAACATAGGATTTCTGTTTTTATGTGCTTTAGCAAAATTTGAATAAGGTTTACTAGTAGAATATGGCTCTTTATCTCGATTGGAAAACAAAGGCGCACCAACGTAACTCGGTGTAGAATGAATAACATCACCTAATCGACCCTTTGTTTTTAACCTATCGCGGAATTGCCCTTGGTTAGACTTTGGCCCCTCATTGATTTGATCACCCCGCAAATATGCAATACGTTCATCGCCTACTTTTCCATCATTATCACCGTAATTTTCAGGTAAAGCTAAAGGAATAGGGGTGTCTAATAAACTTTTTTGAGTAACATTTAAATGGGTATCATAATTAAAAGGTACTCCTAGCTTGGTTCCATCTTCATTTACTCGATAAGTAATGATATTACGATTATTAATATTACTCCCCGATAATTTATCATCTAATTTTTTTGCAGCAGACCATAGTACTGTGCTGGTATCTATCACACCGGTTGTAGAGTCAATAGGGTGAGCAAGTACATCACCACTGTGTAACTTAGGGTTAAACAAGGCTCGATATGCCACCGAGTTATTTTTTATACTTTGAGAATTAAATGCTACAGCGCTTGCTGCACCAGAATCCGCTTGAATACCACGAAACATTTCTTTTAGTCCCAGTACCAACTGGGAAGGATCCCCTGCACTTAAGTAATTGCCGCGACCATTATAAGCAGCATGCAATAAATCGTCGACCTTAGCCAAATTACTACTAAAAGGGTTAGGCCAGTTAAATGTAGTTTCAGAATTAGAGGGAAAATCACTTACATTACCTTTTAAACCAAATCCTACAGTAAAGGTAGACATATGTTGGTGAAGTGTATTGTTATTAGTTAAATAAGTAGAGCGTTCCACATCGTACTTCGTAGTGGGAACTTTATTAGCTAAACTGGATAAATCTGTTTTATAATATTTCATTGCCACATCAGCTAGTGTCTCACTAACATCATCAGCAAATGCCCCTCCATCAAACAAATTATTCGTATTTATATCCTGGTTTCCTATGTTTGGTGTCCCTCCACTATAAAAGCCATCTGTCATCAATAGAGCATAATTTTGCTGACAGGTTCCAATAGGTGCAGACTGAATCGGGCAACTATAACCCTTTGCATCGAATCGATTACCAGACTCACAGGCAAAATATTTACCCACATCTCGTAAGTTTTGTCTTAACGGTGTGCTTTTTGCCGGTATTGGGGTTCCATAAACTTTATCTAAAAGTGCTTTTTTATTACCAGACAATGCAGAAGCATTCATTGAAGCAACAGGGAAGTTATTCGACTTAGTATTGATCGTGGTAAAACCGATTCTCGCGTTTGTTACACTCTCTAATACAAAACCTAAAGCACCTTTTGCAACAAGATCTCTAGAACGATAATAGCTAAACCAGTTAGCAAAGTTCTGTTGTGTTTTTGCATCAGCACTCTTTATTCTAAACTCTGTTTCCTCTCCATTTTCAAAAAGGCCATCACCATCATCTGTCCAGGTATAATATTTAAACCCCTCCGATGCCCCATTCCTTGGGAATATTTCATTATCTTTGGTTAAATCAATGTATTCTGTTGGGTAATATGGATTATCGGGTGCTTTAGTTATATCTATATCACCAAAAGGGATACCTTGCTTGTCCAAACCAGGCCATGGTTTATACACTTTATTAGGATCAAAATACAACTTGTTAAAATTGCTGTTTCTGAACCGCCAGTTGCTCATCTCCGCAACCCAGCATTTACCATAATTTTTATTAAAAGTATTTGAATTAAACTGAACTCCATAATTATAGGGGTAACTACAATTTGGCTGGTGAATAACAGAGCCTTTTGGTCCCTCAATATTTGTACCATTAGGCTGATTTGCTTTCATCTCATCTGTAGGCATTAATCCTTCAAAGTCCATGCTTCCAGAATCATCAAATAAAATGACAATATTAGGCTCGGCACCTGGTGCTATTTCCAGTGCATCTTGGGCCAATCTAAGGGGACCAGCATGAACCATTGGCAAGCCCAAAATAGTTATAACCACTAATGCAATGGGTTTCCTTGTTAGGATATAGTTATGGCATTTCATTTGTTATACACCTTGCAGGCAATCTAAACTACATTTGTTTTGCATACATACTTTGCAAAATAACTTGTGAATCAGGAGAACTACCTACACCTTTGGCAGTAACACGAAATACTTCAATTTCGCCTAAAACAGTTGCTTCACCGTAATTATCCTGATTTAAAATGGCACTATCAGGCTTAATTGTTGCGTAATTTTCTATATAGTACTCGGGCATACCATTTACTTCATAACTTTCCATTTGCTGAGTAGTAAGAGCTTGTGTACTGATATTTTCCCACTCATGCCACATGCTACCATTTATCGCATTTTTTGAGTAAAGACCGTTATCACCGTTGTCTGTGAATAGTGCTAAAGTTACTACATCATCATTCACATAGTTTTCTGCCTCTATTAATGCCTTTTCAGCAGTTTGAAATGCTATATTATAGTCACGATAATTTGCACTTATTTTAGCATCAATATTTGATCTATTTGCTGCACTAATTCCAATCATAGATAACACAAGCAATATAATAAGACTAACAAATAAAACAGCACCTTCCTGTTTAGCAGCCAGGGTGGTAAGAATATTTTTTCTTGATATATTCATAGATAGTCCGTTATTTTTTGACAGTATTATTTTCTTCACCTTTAACTACCTCTATTTCTAATTTTGACAATATGGGATAAGGTTTTACGCAATACACCATCATTTTTACTACCAATAGAGTCTATTGAGTTAACTGTCAGCTCAATCTTTACCGCAATTACTCTTTCAAAGCCATTATCTATTTGATCAACCCGGTCGGCATTCAAATACTGGTCTATTCTATCATCACCGACTTTTGGTGAGGCTGGACTACTATCTACTCCATAAGTCATTTGTAAGTTTTCTACACCTCTAACCAATTCTTGTGTTAATGGATTCCCGATTGTATCAATACCTTGCAAACGCCATAAAGAAAAAACCGGTTTACCCATATTATTTGTTATTGCTTGGTTATTAACTATGTCCCAAGCAGGAGCTATGTAATAGACTCTACTAGCAAAGAGGTATACATTAGAAGAATTTGGGATATAGCTTGCGCCTGTTGATATAGGGATATTTTGGTTACCAGGTGTTCCACCATTAACTTGATATTGAATAACTTGGTTGTTACCAGAGCTATTTACTGAAGAGATTTGAAATAAAGTAGCTTTTTCACAATCACTGATAATAGCAACATCATTTTTTTTGAATAAACTTTCTTCAACTAACTTCATTGTTCTTTCAGATTCATTTAAGCTGCTTAGTTTAGCTCCATTATTAACAATCCTCTTTATCGTAATAATATCGCTACCTTCAAGAGGTGCTGGATTTAATCGCGTCAATAACTCAGGTAATTCTGGCTGCCAAGCCATTGTACTAGCAGCCTCAAATCCTTTTATCCCTAGAAAATAATTTTTAAATAGAAAATCAATATTTAATCCTGTTTGAAGTAGAGAAGGGTTATAAACAGGATCAGTTCTCTTTGACAAACATCCGTAATAACCAGCCATTCGAATATCTTCACTGATCACATCAATAACAAACCGAGCATTATCTTGTAAATTTGCTGTACTTTGGATAATTAGATAAGTTCGATGATTATTAGTAAATAAGCTAATAATACCCCCTAGTAGAAGTGCTCCTAGTACCAAAGAAATCATCATTTCAACTATAGTAAAACCCCTAATTTTATGAATTTTATAAATCTTCATATATCCGTAACCATATTATAAGAAGAGCGATTATTAGGGTCTATTTTGGTTGGGGAAGACCACTCAATAGTGATGATGTAACGAGAACCATTCCTGATTATGGAACCGGTTCCGTCATTTAGTAAACCTTGTACTTGAGCATCTTGCTCATCACCACCAAATTTTAATGTAGAGCAATTAGCATGTTGATTAAAATGACCTAGCAAACACTTCCATTGTGATAAGTCATAGTCTCTTAAAACACTCACATCGCAAGAAGATTTTTCACACTTGTTTGCTGTTATACTAGGTTCATCATTAACTTCTGTCGTATAATCTGCAGTTGGGTTTGCACGTATTCTATCTAAAATATTACTGGCTAAGAAGACTGCATAACTACGATCAAATGACTGACTGTTATTTTTTAATCCTACAGCCTGTAACCCAGCCAAACCTAATAGCCCAATAGACAACACCAATATAGAAATTAGAATTTCAATTAATCCAACTCCTTGCTGTAGATTTAAAGTAACAGATGAATGAAATTTTTTCTTATTTAATACTCGATCGCCACCTGACTTTTTCATTATTTCTTCTCAACTCGGGTAACGCCAGAAGCAGTGATAGTGATTAACCGGCTATTTATTGAGCCAGGCATTTTAATTTCAATAATATCTTGGATCAGAGGTTCGGAAAGAAATCCTCTAGCATTAAATATGATTTCGCTAATATCATTATTACTATTTAAAGTAATATTTTGTTTACCCAATAAAGAAAAATCACGAATTATATTATCATCTGCATCTACAACCACCCAACCACCTCCCCACTCATTATTTTTATCTTTTTTTTTGGCTAAAACTATTATCTTTTTTCCTCTTTTTATAGCTTCATTGCGGGCGATTGCTAAAGCACCAATAAAAGCATTCGCTGTAGTAGCCAAACGATTATTGTTAATCATATTTT
It encodes:
- a CDS encoding TRL-like family protein; its protein translation is MKKLIMTATIASVAMLTGCATGMSPVSVGLITDVKGPITATGLTGSKKGEACATTIIGLINEGDASIETAKTNGGISRIATADYHTKGFFPFYGSSCVIVTGQ
- a CDS encoding rhodanese-like domain-containing protein — translated: MRNILVRVDFYLLLIVLIRCADAEDYPYRKDYPSIKIISTESLYKSLSKCLIIDVRSKLEYSVLHINSSKNIPLSMVDFKDLVVRNTEKNGKSCVVFYCNGHTCTKSYKASEKVPSIPSFAYDAGIFEWAYNYSRNTVFLGQPMQSAEQLISKEEYKRFEISKTEVLRKYEKFKIIDTRSYFQRKEIKLPFKYYKRIPMERIRPLLTRRIIKDEDLLFVDAVGRQNKWLQYYLKNNGYTNYKFLKGGAAVFK
- a CDS encoding type IV pilin protein is translated as MKKNKLGFSLVELLIVIAIIGILAAIGYPSYQEYVRQSMRADAQSALMQLANAMERYYTEQSPSTYEKATPQNLLGTNQIPIDQTNPYYTLTISDLTSTTYTLNAVPIADGPMNEQPTMSITHTGQKTNWE
- a CDS encoding pilus assembly protein → MKCHNYILTRKPIALVVITILGLPMVHAGPLRLAQDALEIAPGAEPNIVILFDDSGSMDFEGLMPTDEMKANQPNGTNIEGPKGSVIHQPNCSYPYNYGVQFNSNTFNKNYGKCWVAEMSNWRFRNSNFNKLYFDPNKVYKPWPGLDKQGIPFGDIDITKAPDNPYYPTEYIDLTKDNEIFPRNGASEGFKYYTWTDDGDGLFENGEETEFRIKSADAKTQQNFANWFSYYRSRDLVAKGALGFVLESVTNARIGFTTINTKSNNFPVASMNASALSGNKKALLDKVYGTPIPAKSTPLRQNLRDVGKYFACESGNRFDAKGYSCPIQSAPIGTCQQNYALLMTDGFYSGGTPNIGNQDINTNNLFDGGAFADDVSETLADVAMKYYKTDLSSLANKVPTTKYDVERSTYLTNNNTLHQHMSTFTVGFGLKGNVSDFPSNSETTFNWPNPFSSNLAKVDDLLHAAYNGRGNYLSAGDPSQLVLGLKEMFRGIQADSGAASAVAFNSQSIKNNSVAYRALFNPKLHSGDVLAHPIDSTTGVIDTSTVLWSAAKKLDDKLSGSNINNRNIITYRVNEDGTKLGVPFNYDTHLNVTQKSLLDTPIPLALPENYGDNDGKVGDERIAYLRGDQINEGPKSNQGQFRDRLKTKGRLGDVIHSTPSYVGAPLFSNRDKEPYSTSKPYSNFAKAHKNRNPMLYVGANDGMLHGFNANTGEEVFAYVPNVLFANLVDLTYQNYVHKMYVDEKPSINDVFYNDAWHTVLVGALGAGGKGLFALDITNPTKFSTEASAAKNVMWEFTSKDDIDLGFTYSRPIITMTNAKKGGEHIWAAIFGNGYNSSSEDGDAALFINQLSGGLDGSWLRNQDYYKSVTGKGKAESSDGLTPNGLGIPRAVDNDGNGTVDYVYAGDLQGNLWRFDVTSSNPSDWQSSKNRQIIFKATDSTGNPQPIINQPVVVRNPQPGLIGIIVVIGTGSWILKDDIDSTDLQTMYGIWDDFSSSGYPVEKSKLIEQSFINKIDTVSGFTVRSLTNKTVAYSKNGNVMGWKLNFDTAVTGGGAVQYPGERAVRKLFLVGDSLFTTTVIPNPALACSILPGGFLIGIDPATGGRSKTKVLFDLNNDGKFDDKDSLPNGTSVSGIRLDEMPNDPSFIGNRIVIQQHNGKVTGFGANTEGVNTGRLSWRQLYSE
- a CDS encoding pilus assembly PilX family protein, producing the protein MKKIILSKNNGLSMNISRKNILTTLAAKQEGAVLFVSLIILLVLSMIGISAANRSNIDAKISANYRDYNIAFQTAEKALIEAENYVNDDVVTLALFTDNGDNGLYSKNAINGSMWHEWENISTQALTTQQMESYEVNGMPEYYIENYATIKPDSAILNQDNYGEATVLGEIEVFRVTAKGVGSSPDSQVILQSMYAKQM
- a CDS encoding PilW family protein → MKIYKIHKIRGFTIVEMMISLVLGALLLGGIISLFTNNHRTYLIIQSTANLQDNARFVIDVISEDIRMAGYYGCLSKRTDPVYNPSLLQTGLNIDFLFKNYFLGIKGFEAASTMAWQPELPELLTRLNPAPLEGSDIITIKRIVNNGAKLSSLNESERTMKLVEESLFKKNDVAIISDCEKATLFQISSVNSSGNNQVIQYQVNGGTPGNQNIPISTGASYIPNSSNVYLFASRVYYIAPAWDIVNNQAITNNMGKPVFSLWRLQGIDTIGNPLTQELVRGVENLQMTYGVDSSPASPKVGDDRIDQYLNADRVDQIDNGFERVIAVKIELTVNSIDSIGSKNDGVLRKTLSHIVKIRNRGS
- the pilV gene encoding type IV pilus modification protein PilV, with product MKKSGGDRVLNKKKFHSSVTLNLQQGVGLIEILISILVLSIGLLGLAGLQAVGLKNNSQSFDRSYAVFLASNILDRIRANPTADYTTEVNDEPSITANKCEKSSCDVSVLRDYDLSQWKCLLGHFNQHANCSTLKFGGDEQDAQVQGLLNDGTGSIIRNGSRYIITIEWSSPTKIDPNNRSSYNMVTDI
- a CDS encoding GspH/FimT family pseudopilin, with the protein product MRSIGFTLIEMLVTLAIASILLGIAYPSFKNMINNNRLATTANAFIGALAIARNEAIKRGKKIIVLAKKKDKNNEWGGGWVVVDADDNIIRDFSLLGKQNITLNSNNDISEIIFNARGFLSEPLIQDIIEIKMPGSINSRLITITASGVTRVEKK